A window of Variovorax sp. HW608 genomic DNA:
GGACTACGTCGGCGTACTGTCTGCTGCCACTTCGTCCAGGGCAGGAATCAGCCACTCCCTGAATCCCAAGGGGTCGTCGGTTGGGGCAAAGTGGCTTTGACCGATCATGGTGCGGTACTTCACGCCAGGGATCATTTCGGCGATCTTCTGGCCGCCGGCATCCGGAGCGCCTTGGCTGAGGTCATATTCACCGTTAAGAATCGTCAATGGAGTTTTGGTGGTGTCGATGAGGTGGCCGTTCTTGCGGAGGTCGTGACCGTGCATGAAGTACTCGTTATCGGCTGCGTAGACGCCTGGGAAGTTCGCCTTATAGATCCAATACAGCTCGCGGCGGAACGGCTCCGGTCCGAACAGTGAGGTGGCCCCGAAGTTCATCGTTCCGAACAGTTCGGCGGGTACGCGGGGATCGCGGAACATGTCATTGTCGAATTTGTCGAAGTTGTCCATGTGGTACAGCCCGTTAATGCCGACGGCGCCGCGGATTTTTTCGGGGTGGTCGGCGCAGAGATCAGAAGCAAGCTGGCCGCCGACCGAGCAGCCGACGAAGATAGGTCGGTCGAGCGAAATCGCATCGATGAACCCCACAATCCAGCCCTCTAGTATTTCCTTAGTAAAGACCATTTTTCCCTCCCACCAGCGCGCCGTCGTAGGGGGAATCGACTTGCCGTGGTACGGCAAATCAAGGGCGACGAGGGTATATCGCCGCTGGAGTTCCGGATCGGCAAGCAGGTGCCGCCACTGACGGGCGTCGGCTCCCGCAGTGTGCAGAAGAAGGACCGGGATGGGGCCGCTTCCTGCAGTCTCGTAGTACACCCGATACTCCGTCCCGTCCACGGAGTAGCGCACATAGCGGCCGACGGGGTCGTCGGAATCGATGAAAGGGTCAGTGATACCGGGAATCTCAAGGGAGCGCCCGTTCGCCGTCTCGCGCACGATATGGAAGAGACGCATCCACGCGCCCACGTA
This region includes:
- a CDS encoding alpha/beta fold hydrolase, which translates into the protein MRLDQGALFSRASTDPELLWKLRGFDGTVRIGLGQQMIDLIIEGGSLIALGNGEGDATVTLAESAEFWDNALMSKPERGYEKFFFNLKGDWIKDVAPYVGAWMRLFHIVRETANGRSLEIPGITDPFIDSDDPVGRYVRYSVDGTEYRVYYETAGSGPIPVLLLHTAGADARQWRHLLADPELQRRYTLVALDLPYHGKSIPPTTARWWEGKMVFTKEILEGWIVGFIDAISLDRPIFVGCSVGGQLASDLCADHPEKIRGAVGINGLYHMDNFDKFDNDMFRDPRVPAELFGTMNFGATSLFGPEPFRRELYWIYKANFPGVYAADNEYFMHGHDLRKNGHLIDTTKTPLTILNGEYDLSQGAPDAGGQKIAEMIPGVKYRTMIGQSHFAPTDDPLGFREWLIPALDEVAADSTPT